In the genome of Candidatus Thiopontia autotrophica, the window CCGGTTCCAATGGCAATGCCCACATCTGCTTGAGCCAGTGCGGGGGCATCATTAATGCCATCCCCCACCATCGCTACCCGCTCTCCCTGCTGCTGCAGAAGTTTGATCTGATCAATCTTTGCAGATGGAAGAAGCTCTGCAGCAACCTCATCAACCCCAAGCCCCAGCTGACTGGCAACTGCCTCTGCGGTAGAGCGGTGGTCACCAGTAAGCATCATTATCCTAATCCCCATCTGACGCAGTTGATCAAGTGACTCCTTCGCACCCTCCTTGATCGGGTCTGCAATTGCCAACATTCCGGCAATCTCTCCATCATGTGCCAGATAGATTGGGGTCATCCCCGCTCTGCCCCACTCCAGGCTCTTCTCTATCCACTTATGTAGATTGACACCGTGCTCCTCCATCATTACACGGTTCCCCAGTAACAGCTTCCTGCCATCGACCTCCCCGCTGACCCCCTGCCCGGTCTCACTGTGAAAACTGGTTGCACTCTCCGATGAGATGCCACGCTCCTTTGCGGCATCCAGTATTGCCGTGGCCAGTGGATGTTCCGACCCCATCTCCAGTGAGGCCGCCATCTCCAGCAGCTCATCCTCACTCCTATTAATTGCAGGCAACATGGATACAAGACGCGGATTACCCTCGGTAATGGTGCCGGTCTTGTCCAGTACAACCGTCGTCACCTCACCAGATTGCTGCAGGGCCTCCCCATTACGAATCAGGATACCCATCCCCGCAGCACGCCCAACCCCAACCATAATGGAGATTGGAGTGGCCAGACCCAGGGCGCATGGACATGCGATAACCAACACCGTCATTGCTGCAACCATTGCATAACTGAGCTGTGGCTCCGGCCCAAACCAGAACCAGACAATAAAGCTAAGTGCTGCAACCACCACTACAATAGGTACAAACACAGCTGCAATACGATCCACCAGACGGCCAATCTCAGGCTTGCTGGCCTGTGCCTTGCGTACCATATCGATAATCTGCGCCAGTACGGTCTCTCTGCCAATATGGGTTGTGCGCATCAGGAATGTGCCGGATCCATTTATGGTGCCACCAACCACCTCACTCTCGGCCTCTTTGCCAACCGGCATCGGCTCCCCTGTCAACATCGACTCATCAACATGAGAGGAGCCCTCAAGCACCACCCCATCCAGAGGAATCTTCTCACCGGGCCGTACCCGCAGGGTCTCATCCAGCCCCACCTGTTCCAGAGGGAGATCAATCTCCTCCCCATTACGAATTACCCGTGCAGTTTTTGGCTGCAGACCAATCAGCTGTCGAATGGCAGCCGAGGTCTTGCCCCGGGCACGGGTCTCCAGTGCCGACCCGAGCGACACCAGGGCAATAATTATGACTGCCGCCTCGAAATAGGCGTGTCTGGCAAGTGATGGCACTACATTGGGATAGATCACGATAACAGTTGAGTAGAGCCAGGCGGTACCTGTCCCCATCGCAACCAGGGTATCCATGTTTCCACGACGGTTCTTGAGGGTGACCCAGGCCCCACTGAAGAAGTGACCCCCCACAACTATTAACACCAACAGGGTGATCAGGCTAATACCAAGCCAGACAACCTTCCCCTCTTCAACTGATGGCAGGAATCCTCCCATCCCCAAAATAAAAAGAATCAACCCGATAGCACCTGCAGAGATTGCCCGCCACCAGAGCCGTCTATACTCCTGTAGCTCGCGGTTCTCCTTCTCCTCCTCATCTGCCAGACTGACCAGCTCTGCCGCATTGAAGCCGGCCCCCTTGATCGCCGCAATCAGCTCCTCAACCTCAACCTCTCCCTCAATAATTGCACTGCGTTCACCAAGGTTGACGGAGGCCGCCTTGACCCCCTCAACCTGCTGCAGTGCATCCTCGACTGCAGAGACACAGCCTGCACAGACCATTCCGGAGATGGAGAGACGTGTTTCGGTACTCATTTCAGCAGCGGCCTAACAAACCACTCAAAGTGGCGTTCGGAGAATGAGCCATTCTGGCTCATGGAGACAGTGCCATCCTGGTCTACCACAAACAGATACGGGATCACCCCGGTTTCATTCCCCCAGCGTTTCATCAGTGTTGGATGCTGTTCAGGGTCGGCAACCAGTACTGGATAGGTGATCTCCAGTGAGCGGGCATAATTTTTTACCTTCTTACCCTCATCAAATCCAATCCCGATAATCTGCAACCCCTGGGGGCCATACTCCTCCTGCAACTTGATAAGATGTGGAACCTCATAACGGCATGGTGCACACCAGGTGGCGAAAAAGTTTACCATCAGCACCTTTCCTCTCCATTCGCTCAGATTTCTCTCATTGTCGGCATTATCCAGCAGCACAAATGGTGGGAGCTCACTCCAGACATTCTTGCCATCAATCTTCTCTGCCGCTACCGACAGAGAGACTATTGATAACAGCAGTACAGCCCACAATCTTTTCATCTACCCATTTCTCTCTTTCCATATCCCGTAAACCTTGTCTGACCAGTGCGTCTGTATCCATGCCAGAATAGAATCAATCTCTTCTGCAGACAACACATCCTTAAATGGCGGCATCTGTCCCCCCAAAGGAACCCCTCCATCCCTTACAGTTTTTTGCAACAAACTCAATGGATGATGCCATGCATGTGCACTACCATCGAGCGGTGGTGGTGGATAATTCCCATTCTCGTCAGTCTCTCTCCAGTTTGGTATGGATGCAGCTTCTGGCCCATGACAACTGGCACAATGAGTTTGAAATAACGGGCCACCCTCTGCAACCTGCCTCTCTGTGTACCAACGACCACTGGCACCTGCACCCTTATCCTCAGATAAAAATGGTTGAGCCACAATAAACCCCAAAACGAGAACCAGCACAGAGAGTGCCAACAATACTTTTCTATTCATTTTCAGTTATTCCTACCAATATTTTCTAGTATAGATTATTTGTCTGCTGTAGCCATCGTATAAAAGAGATGATTCGGGTTACATCTCTCTTTTTTATCCCCTCTACTGGCGGCATATCGCCAAACTTCCAGTGATGGGCTTTAACTCCGCTCATGGCTGCACGGTAGAAGGCGTTGTCACCATGATGTGAAGGCTTGTAATAGTTATGTATCAATGGCGGCCCCTGCTCCGTTCCCCGCGCCCACTCTCCGTGACACTGAGAACAGTTCTGTTTGAACTTACCCATTCCAACTGCCTGCTTGAATGGAACTCTAGTTCCATTATCAGTAGTTGCTGCACTGAGAACAGATGAAATTGTCAATAATATTGCCACTAAAGTCAGCTGTTTAATCATCATAAAATACCTCCCTGTTTCTGTTTTACTTAATAACACCAGCTTGCTGCTGTTCCTCTCTTACAAATGCCACAATATCTCCCACCTGTTCAGGAGAGATGCCAGTCAACATCGGCATGTCTCCATATTTCCAGTGGTGCTGCCTTACCCCATTTTTTACTGCGTGGAAGAACGCAAGATCCGCATGATGAGAAGGCGCATATGTACGGTCAAGCAGTGGTGGCCCCTCTGGACCACCATTCAATGCTGACCCATGACAGCGCGCACAGACCGCCTGATAACTAGCCTTACCATCTACCACACTGGCCT includes:
- a CDS encoding copper-translocating P-type ATPase, yielding MVCAGCVSAVEDALQQVEGVKAASVNLGERSAIIEGEVEVEELIAAIKGAGFNAAELVSLADEEEKENRELQEYRRLWWRAISAGAIGLILFILGMGGFLPSVEEGKVVWLGISLITLLVLIVVGGHFFSGAWVTLKNRRGNMDTLVAMGTGTAWLYSTVIVIYPNVVPSLARHAYFEAAVIIIALVSLGSALETRARGKTSAAIRQLIGLQPKTARVIRNGEEIDLPLEQVGLDETLRVRPGEKIPLDGVVLEGSSHVDESMLTGEPMPVGKEAESEVVGGTINGSGTFLMRTTHIGRETVLAQIIDMVRKAQASKPEIGRLVDRIAAVFVPIVVVVAALSFIVWFWFGPEPQLSYAMVAAMTVLVIACPCALGLATPISIMVGVGRAAGMGILIRNGEALQQSGEVTTVVLDKTGTITEGNPRLVSMLPAINRSEDELLEMAASLEMGSEHPLATAILDAAKERGISSESATSFHSETGQGVSGEVDGRKLLLGNRVMMEEHGVNLHKWIEKSLEWGRAGMTPIYLAHDGEIAGMLAIADPIKEGAKESLDQLRQMGIRIMMLTGDHRSTAEAVASQLGLGVDEVAAELLPSAKIDQIKLLQQQGERVAMVGDGINDAPALAQADVGIAIGTGTDIAIEAADIALMQGALQGVVESIALSRATMRNIKQNLFGAFVYNTLGIPVAAGVLFPLFGVMLSPVVAAAAMSMSSVTVVTNALRLRKTELL
- a CDS encoding TlpA family protein disulfide reductase, yielding MKRLWAVLLLSIVSLSVAAEKIDGKNVWSELPPFVLLDNADNERNLSEWRGKVLMVNFFATWCAPCRYEVPHLIKLQEEYGPQGLQIIGIGFDEGKKVKNYARSLEITYPVLVADPEQHPTLMKRWGNETGVIPYLFVVDQDGTVSMSQNGSFSERHFEWFVRPLLK
- a CDS encoding cytochrome c, which translates into the protein MNRKVLLALSVLVLVLGFIVAQPFLSEDKGAGASGRWYTERQVAEGGPLFQTHCASCHGPEAASIPNWRETDENGNYPPPPLDGSAHAWHHPLSLLQKTVRDGGVPLGGQMPPFKDVLSAEEIDSILAWIQTHWSDKVYGIWKERNG
- a CDS encoding cytochrome c, yielding MMIKQLTLVAILLTISSVLSAATTDNGTRVPFKQAVGMGKFKQNCSQCHGEWARGTEQGPPLIHNYYKPSHHGDNAFYRAAMSGVKAHHWKFGDMPPVEGIKKRDVTRIISFIRWLQQTNNLY
- a CDS encoding cytochrome c, whose product is MVKIVVLLLSAILLSACDFLDPEKVRARNFLPAIGYQASVVDGKASYQAVCARCHGSALNGGPEGPPLLDRTYAPSHHADLAFFHAVKNGVRQHHWKYGDMPMLTGISPEQVGDIVAFVREEQQQAGVIK